From Myotis daubentonii chromosome 15, mMyoDau2.1, whole genome shotgun sequence, one genomic window encodes:
- the LRP3 gene encoding low-density lipoprotein receptor-related protein 3 isoform X4: MRGEAVRAGGGGRPGPPELRTKARPAAPSPPPPPRRKSPFSARSQGGGGADRSLDSGCPAEAAPRMPQAPFCVFPGPGPAPSVQWCLGRPRGPCRPGACQEGSRPTQEFVCPPFQGPMSGREGKSSLDPQCTWPLIYQDKGGRPFSEPGVSPGHPVVSLRKALEPHRFAEAPEMTVKKKPEVNIVLTGRLSSAVPALGEASTSPPLLTAACSGKLEQHTERRGVIYSPAWPLNYPPGTNCSWYIQGDRGDMITISFRNFDVEESHQCSLDWLMLGPAAPPRQEAFRLCGSAIPPAFISARDHVWIFFHSDASSSGQAQGFRLSYIRGKLGQASCQADEFRCDNGKCLPGPWQCNTVDECGDGSDEGNCSAPASEPPGSLCPGGTFPCSGARSTRCLPVERRCDGTQDCGDGSDEAGCPDLACGRRLGSFYGSFASPDLFGAARGPSDLHCTWLVDTQDTRRVLLQLELRLGYDDYVQVYEGLGERGDRLLQTLSYRSNHRPVSLEAAQGRLTVAYHARARSAGHGFNATYQVKGYCLPWEQPCGSSIEGDMGDTGEQGCFSEPQRCDGWWHCASGRDEQGCPACPPDQYPCEGGSGLCYTPADRCNNQKSCPDGADEKNCFSCQPGTFHCGTNLCIFETWRCDGQEDCQDGSDEHGCLAAVPRKVITAALIGSLVCGLLLVIALGCAFKLYSLRTQEYRAFETQMTRLEAEFVRREAPPSYGQLIAQGLIPPVEDFPVYSASQASVLQNLRTAMRRQMRRHASRRGPSRRRLGRLWNRLFHRPRAPRGQIPLLTAARTSQTVLGDGLLQPAPGAALDPPAPLTDTGSAGAAGDGSPSAPVHTPEVGPSVLPPLSLQDPEYRPVDKDRKACRDPLMDSPASVDTPREPCSAQDPHSLAPTAGSTLGPHPPEPLGVCRSPPPPCSPTLEASDDEALLVC; this comes from the exons ATGCGCGGGGAGGCTGTGCgtgcgggcggcggcgggcgccCGGGGCCTCCGGAGCTGCGGACAAAGGCGAGGCCGGCTGCcccttcgccccccccccccccccgcaggaagTCTCCTTTTTCTGCCCGTAGTCAGGGTGGGGGCGGTGCTGACCGGAGCCTGGACTCCGGATGCCCGGCGGAGGCCGCTCCGAGAATGCCCCAGGCCCCCTTTTGTGTCTTCCCGGGACCAGGGCCGGCCCCTTCAGTTCAGTGGTGCCTGGGGAGGCCCAGGGGCCCGTGCAGGCCAGGCGCCTGCCAGGAGGGCTCCCGCCCTACCCAGGAGTTTGTCTGCCCACCTTTCCAGGGCCCTATGtcggggagagaaggaaagagttcATTAGACCCTCAGTGCACATGGCCCCTTATTTACCAGGATAAAGGGGGgaggcccttctctgagcctgggGTCAGTCCTGGACACCCTGTGGTGTCATTGAGGAAGGCACTGGAACCCCATAGGTTTGCTGAAGCTCCTGAAATGACAGTTAAAAAGAAACCTGAAG TGAACATCGTTCTCACTGGCCGGCTCAGCAGCGCAGTTCCTGCTTTAG GTGAGGCCAGCACTTCGCCTCCTCTCCTGACAGCTGCCTGCAGTGGGAAACTGGAGCAGCACACAGAACGGCGTGGCGTCATCTATAGCCCGGCCTGGCCCCTCAACTACCCGCCGGGCACCAACTGCAGCTGGTACATCCAGGGTGACCGTGGCGACATGATCACCATCAG CTTCCGCAACTTTGACGTGGAGGAGTCCCACCAGTGCTCCCTGGACTGGCTCATGCTGGGCCCAGCGGCCCCACCCCGCCAGGAGGCCTTCCGGCTCTGTGGCTCTGCCATCCCGCCTGCCTTCATCTCCGCCCGGGACCATGTCTGGATCTTCTTCCACTCTGATGCCTCCAGCtccggccaggcccagggcttCCGTCTCTCATACATCCGAG GGAAACTAGGCCAGGCATCCTGCCAGGCAGATGAGTTCCGCTGTGATAATGGCAAGTGCCTGCCGGGCCCATGGCAGTGCAACACTGTGGATGAGTGTGGCGATGGCTCTGATGAGGGCAACTGCTCAGCGCCTGCCTCCGAGCCACCCGGAAGCCTGTGCCCTGGGGGCACCTTCCCCTGCAGCGGGGCACGCTCCACGCGCTGCCTGCCTGTAGAGCGGCGCTGCGACGGCACGCAGGACTGCGGCGATGGCTCCGATGAGGCTGGCTGCCCTGACCTGGCATGTGGCCGGCGGCTGGGCAGCTTCTATGGCTCCTTTGCTTCCCCAGACCTGTTTGGTGCAGCCCGAGGGCCCTCGGACCTTCACTGCACATGGCTGGTGGACACACAAGACACGCGGCGTGTGCTGCTGCAGCTGGAGCTGCGGCTGGGTTATGACGACTACGTGCAGGTGTACGAGGGCCTGGGTGAGCGTGGGGACCGCCTGCTGCAGACGCTGTCCTACCGCAGCAACCACCGGCCCGTGAGCCTTGAGGCTGCTCAGGGCCGCCTCACTGTGGCTTACCATGCCCGCGCCCGCAGCGCTGGCCACGGCTTCAACGCCACCTACCAGGTGAAGGGCTACTGCCTCCCGTGGGAGCAGCCGTGTGGGAGCAGCATCGAGGGCGACATGGGTGACACAGGGGAACAGGGCTGTTTCTCGGAGCCACAGCGCTGCGATGGCTGGTGGCACTGCGCTAGCGGCCGAGATGAACAGGGCTGCCCCGCCTGCCCTCCGGACCAGTACCCCTGCGAGGGTGGCAGCGGCCTGTGTTACACACCTGCTGACCGCTGCAACAACCAGAAAAGCTGCCCTGATGGCGCTGACGAGAAGAACTgtttctcctgccagcctggcacCTTCCACTGTGGCACCAACCTGTGCATCTTTGAGACGTGGCGCTGCGATGGCCAGGAGGACTGCCAGGATGGCAGCGATGAGCACGGCTGCCTGGCGGCCGTGCCCCGGAAGGTCATCACCGCCGCCCTCATCGGCAGCCTGGTCTGTGGCCTGCTGCTCGTCATCGCCTTGGGCTGCGCCTTCAAGCTCTACTCACTGCGCACGCAGGAGTACAG GGCCTTTGAGACGCAGATGACACGCCTCGAGGCTGAGTTTGTGCGGCGGGAGGCACCCCCGTCCTATGGGCAGCTCATTGCCCAGGGCCTCATTCCACCCGTGGAGGACTTCCCTGTCTACAGTGCATCCCAG GCCTCCGTGCTACAGAACCTTCGCACAGCCATGCGGCGACAGATGCGCAGGCATGCCTCCCGCAGAGGACCCTCCCGCCGCCGGCTCGGCCGCCTGTGGAACCGGCTCTTTCACCGGCCTCGGGCACCGCGAGGACAGATCCCACTGCTGACTGCTGCGCGCACCTCACAGACAGTGTTGGGTGACGGGCTCCTCCAGCCTGCACCAGGGGCCGCCCTGGACCCCCCAGCACCCCTTACGGACACAGGCAGCGCTGGGGCAGCTGGAGATGGGTCCCCCAGTGCCCCCGTCCATACACCAGAGGTGGGGCCTTCTGTGCTGCCCCCCTTGAGCCTGCAGGACCCAGAGTACAGGCCAGTGGACAAGGACAGAAAGGCCTGCAGGGACCCTCTGATGGACAGCCCAGCTTCTGTGGACACGCCTCGGGAGCCCTGCTCGGCCCAGGACCCTCACTCCTTAGCCCCCACTGCCGGCAGCACCCTAGgcccccacccaccagagccACTGGGTGTCTgcaggagccccccacccccctgctccccaACGTTGGAGGCCAGTGACGACGAGGCCCTGCTGGTCTGCTGA
- the LRP3 gene encoding low-density lipoprotein receptor-related protein 3 isoform X6, whose translation MELRAVAGPEGAPGARAQLAVVCLVNIVLTGRLSSAVPALGEASTSPPLLTAACSGKLEQHTERRGVIYSPAWPLNYPPGTNCSWYIQGDRGDMITISFRNFDVEESHQCSLDWLMLGPAAPPRQEAFRLCGSAIPPAFISARDHVWIFFHSDASSSGQAQGFRLSYIRGKLGQASCQADEFRCDNGKCLPGPWQCNTVDECGDGSDEGNCSAPASEPPGSLCPGGTFPCSGARSTRCLPVERRCDGTQDCGDGSDEAGCPDLACGRRLGSFYGSFASPDLFGAARGPSDLHCTWLVDTQDTRRVLLQLELRLGYDDYVQVYEGLGERGDRLLQTLSYRSNHRPVSLEAAQGRLTVAYHARARSAGHGFNATYQVKGYCLPWEQPCGSSIEGDMGDTGEQGCFSEPQRCDGWWHCASGRDEQGCPACPPDQYPCEGGSGLCYTPADRCNNQKSCPDGADEKNCFSCQPGTFHCGTNLCIFETWRCDGQEDCQDGSDEHGCLAAVPRKVITAALIGSLVCGLLLVIALGCAFKLYSLRTQEYRWAGGPHCCPAPGVTGHEPQLLHFSGERLWAHCSYGCGAFETQMTRLEAEFVRREAPPSYGQLIAQGLIPPVEDFPVYSASQASVLQNLRTAMRRQMRRHASRRGPSRRRLGRLWNRLFHRPRAPRGQIPLLTAARTSQTVLGDGLLQPAPGAALDPPAPLTDTGSAGAAGDGSPSAPVHTPEVGPSVLPPLSLQDPEYRPVDKDRKACRDPLMDSPASVDTPREPCSAQDPHSLAPTAGSTLGPHPPEPLGVCRSPPPPCSPTLEASDDEALLVC comes from the exons ATGGAGCTGCGGGCGGTCGCGGGGCCGGAGGGGGCGCCGGGCGCCCGGGCGCAGCTGGCGGTCGTCTGCTTGG TGAACATCGTTCTCACTGGCCGGCTCAGCAGCGCAGTTCCTGCTTTAG GTGAGGCCAGCACTTCGCCTCCTCTCCTGACAGCTGCCTGCAGTGGGAAACTGGAGCAGCACACAGAACGGCGTGGCGTCATCTATAGCCCGGCCTGGCCCCTCAACTACCCGCCGGGCACCAACTGCAGCTGGTACATCCAGGGTGACCGTGGCGACATGATCACCATCAG CTTCCGCAACTTTGACGTGGAGGAGTCCCACCAGTGCTCCCTGGACTGGCTCATGCTGGGCCCAGCGGCCCCACCCCGCCAGGAGGCCTTCCGGCTCTGTGGCTCTGCCATCCCGCCTGCCTTCATCTCCGCCCGGGACCATGTCTGGATCTTCTTCCACTCTGATGCCTCCAGCtccggccaggcccagggcttCCGTCTCTCATACATCCGAG GGAAACTAGGCCAGGCATCCTGCCAGGCAGATGAGTTCCGCTGTGATAATGGCAAGTGCCTGCCGGGCCCATGGCAGTGCAACACTGTGGATGAGTGTGGCGATGGCTCTGATGAGGGCAACTGCTCAGCGCCTGCCTCCGAGCCACCCGGAAGCCTGTGCCCTGGGGGCACCTTCCCCTGCAGCGGGGCACGCTCCACGCGCTGCCTGCCTGTAGAGCGGCGCTGCGACGGCACGCAGGACTGCGGCGATGGCTCCGATGAGGCTGGCTGCCCTGACCTGGCATGTGGCCGGCGGCTGGGCAGCTTCTATGGCTCCTTTGCTTCCCCAGACCTGTTTGGTGCAGCCCGAGGGCCCTCGGACCTTCACTGCACATGGCTGGTGGACACACAAGACACGCGGCGTGTGCTGCTGCAGCTGGAGCTGCGGCTGGGTTATGACGACTACGTGCAGGTGTACGAGGGCCTGGGTGAGCGTGGGGACCGCCTGCTGCAGACGCTGTCCTACCGCAGCAACCACCGGCCCGTGAGCCTTGAGGCTGCTCAGGGCCGCCTCACTGTGGCTTACCATGCCCGCGCCCGCAGCGCTGGCCACGGCTTCAACGCCACCTACCAGGTGAAGGGCTACTGCCTCCCGTGGGAGCAGCCGTGTGGGAGCAGCATCGAGGGCGACATGGGTGACACAGGGGAACAGGGCTGTTTCTCGGAGCCACAGCGCTGCGATGGCTGGTGGCACTGCGCTAGCGGCCGAGATGAACAGGGCTGCCCCGCCTGCCCTCCGGACCAGTACCCCTGCGAGGGTGGCAGCGGCCTGTGTTACACACCTGCTGACCGCTGCAACAACCAGAAAAGCTGCCCTGATGGCGCTGACGAGAAGAACTgtttctcctgccagcctggcacCTTCCACTGTGGCACCAACCTGTGCATCTTTGAGACGTGGCGCTGCGATGGCCAGGAGGACTGCCAGGATGGCAGCGATGAGCACGGCTGCCTGGCGGCCGTGCCCCGGAAGGTCATCACCGCCGCCCTCATCGGCAGCCTGGTCTGTGGCCTGCTGCTCGTCATCGCCTTGGGCTGCGCCTTCAAGCTCTACTCACTGCGCACGCAGGAGTACAGGTGGGCGGGCGGTCCTCACTGCTGCCCGGCGCCTGGGGTCACAGGCCAtgagcctcagcttcttcatTTCTCTGGAGAGAGGCTCTGGGCTCACTGTTCCTACGGCTGTGG GGCCTTTGAGACGCAGATGACACGCCTCGAGGCTGAGTTTGTGCGGCGGGAGGCACCCCCGTCCTATGGGCAGCTCATTGCCCAGGGCCTCATTCCACCCGTGGAGGACTTCCCTGTCTACAGTGCATCCCAG GCCTCCGTGCTACAGAACCTTCGCACAGCCATGCGGCGACAGATGCGCAGGCATGCCTCCCGCAGAGGACCCTCCCGCCGCCGGCTCGGCCGCCTGTGGAACCGGCTCTTTCACCGGCCTCGGGCACCGCGAGGACAGATCCCACTGCTGACTGCTGCGCGCACCTCACAGACAGTGTTGGGTGACGGGCTCCTCCAGCCTGCACCAGGGGCCGCCCTGGACCCCCCAGCACCCCTTACGGACACAGGCAGCGCTGGGGCAGCTGGAGATGGGTCCCCCAGTGCCCCCGTCCATACACCAGAGGTGGGGCCTTCTGTGCTGCCCCCCTTGAGCCTGCAGGACCCAGAGTACAGGCCAGTGGACAAGGACAGAAAGGCCTGCAGGGACCCTCTGATGGACAGCCCAGCTTCTGTGGACACGCCTCGGGAGCCCTGCTCGGCCCAGGACCCTCACTCCTTAGCCCCCACTGCCGGCAGCACCCTAGgcccccacccaccagagccACTGGGTGTCTgcaggagccccccacccccctgctccccaACGTTGGAGGCCAGTGACGACGAGGCCCTGCTGGTCTGCTGA
- the LRP3 gene encoding low-density lipoprotein receptor-related protein 3 isoform X8 produces the protein MELRAVAGPEGAPGARAQLAVVCLVNIVLTGRLSSAVPALGEASTSPPLLTAACSGKLEQHTERRGVIYSPAWPLNYPPGTNCSWYIQGDRGDMITISFRNFDVEESHQCSLDWLMLGPAAPPRQEAFRLCGSAIPPAFISARDHVWIFFHSDASSSGQAQGFRLSYIRGKLGQASCQADEFRCDNGKCLPGPWQCNTVDECGDGSDEGNCSAPASEPPGSLCPGGTFPCSGARSTRCLPVERRCDGTQDCGDGSDEAGCPDLACGRRLGSFYGSFASPDLFGAARGPSDLHCTWLVDTQDTRRVLLQLELRLGYDDYVQVYEGLGERGDRLLQTLSYRSNHRPVSLEAAQGRLTVAYHARARSAGHGFNATYQVKGYCLPWEQPCGSSIEGDMGDTGEQGCFSEPQRCDGWWHCASGRDEQGCPACPPDQYPCEGGSGLCYTPADRCNNQKSCPDGADEKNCFSCQPGTFHCGTNLCIFETWRCDGQEDCQDGSDEHGCLAAVPRKVITAALIGSLVCGLLLVIALGCAFKLYSLRTQEYRAFETQMTRLEAEFVRREAPPSYGQLIAQGLIPPVEDFPVYSASQASVLQNLRTAMRRQMRRHASRRGPSRRRLGRLWNRLFHRPRAPRGQIPLLTAARTSQTVLGDGLLQPAPGAALDPPAPLTDTGSAGAAGDGSPSAPVHTPEVGPSVLPPLSLQDPEYRPVDKDRKACRDPLMDSPASVDTPREPCSAQDPHSLAPTAGSTLGPHPPEPLGVCRSPPPPCSPTLEASDDEALLVC, from the exons ATGGAGCTGCGGGCGGTCGCGGGGCCGGAGGGGGCGCCGGGCGCCCGGGCGCAGCTGGCGGTCGTCTGCTTGG TGAACATCGTTCTCACTGGCCGGCTCAGCAGCGCAGTTCCTGCTTTAG GTGAGGCCAGCACTTCGCCTCCTCTCCTGACAGCTGCCTGCAGTGGGAAACTGGAGCAGCACACAGAACGGCGTGGCGTCATCTATAGCCCGGCCTGGCCCCTCAACTACCCGCCGGGCACCAACTGCAGCTGGTACATCCAGGGTGACCGTGGCGACATGATCACCATCAG CTTCCGCAACTTTGACGTGGAGGAGTCCCACCAGTGCTCCCTGGACTGGCTCATGCTGGGCCCAGCGGCCCCACCCCGCCAGGAGGCCTTCCGGCTCTGTGGCTCTGCCATCCCGCCTGCCTTCATCTCCGCCCGGGACCATGTCTGGATCTTCTTCCACTCTGATGCCTCCAGCtccggccaggcccagggcttCCGTCTCTCATACATCCGAG GGAAACTAGGCCAGGCATCCTGCCAGGCAGATGAGTTCCGCTGTGATAATGGCAAGTGCCTGCCGGGCCCATGGCAGTGCAACACTGTGGATGAGTGTGGCGATGGCTCTGATGAGGGCAACTGCTCAGCGCCTGCCTCCGAGCCACCCGGAAGCCTGTGCCCTGGGGGCACCTTCCCCTGCAGCGGGGCACGCTCCACGCGCTGCCTGCCTGTAGAGCGGCGCTGCGACGGCACGCAGGACTGCGGCGATGGCTCCGATGAGGCTGGCTGCCCTGACCTGGCATGTGGCCGGCGGCTGGGCAGCTTCTATGGCTCCTTTGCTTCCCCAGACCTGTTTGGTGCAGCCCGAGGGCCCTCGGACCTTCACTGCACATGGCTGGTGGACACACAAGACACGCGGCGTGTGCTGCTGCAGCTGGAGCTGCGGCTGGGTTATGACGACTACGTGCAGGTGTACGAGGGCCTGGGTGAGCGTGGGGACCGCCTGCTGCAGACGCTGTCCTACCGCAGCAACCACCGGCCCGTGAGCCTTGAGGCTGCTCAGGGCCGCCTCACTGTGGCTTACCATGCCCGCGCCCGCAGCGCTGGCCACGGCTTCAACGCCACCTACCAGGTGAAGGGCTACTGCCTCCCGTGGGAGCAGCCGTGTGGGAGCAGCATCGAGGGCGACATGGGTGACACAGGGGAACAGGGCTGTTTCTCGGAGCCACAGCGCTGCGATGGCTGGTGGCACTGCGCTAGCGGCCGAGATGAACAGGGCTGCCCCGCCTGCCCTCCGGACCAGTACCCCTGCGAGGGTGGCAGCGGCCTGTGTTACACACCTGCTGACCGCTGCAACAACCAGAAAAGCTGCCCTGATGGCGCTGACGAGAAGAACTgtttctcctgccagcctggcacCTTCCACTGTGGCACCAACCTGTGCATCTTTGAGACGTGGCGCTGCGATGGCCAGGAGGACTGCCAGGATGGCAGCGATGAGCACGGCTGCCTGGCGGCCGTGCCCCGGAAGGTCATCACCGCCGCCCTCATCGGCAGCCTGGTCTGTGGCCTGCTGCTCGTCATCGCCTTGGGCTGCGCCTTCAAGCTCTACTCACTGCGCACGCAGGAGTACAG GGCCTTTGAGACGCAGATGACACGCCTCGAGGCTGAGTTTGTGCGGCGGGAGGCACCCCCGTCCTATGGGCAGCTCATTGCCCAGGGCCTCATTCCACCCGTGGAGGACTTCCCTGTCTACAGTGCATCCCAG GCCTCCGTGCTACAGAACCTTCGCACAGCCATGCGGCGACAGATGCGCAGGCATGCCTCCCGCAGAGGACCCTCCCGCCGCCGGCTCGGCCGCCTGTGGAACCGGCTCTTTCACCGGCCTCGGGCACCGCGAGGACAGATCCCACTGCTGACTGCTGCGCGCACCTCACAGACAGTGTTGGGTGACGGGCTCCTCCAGCCTGCACCAGGGGCCGCCCTGGACCCCCCAGCACCCCTTACGGACACAGGCAGCGCTGGGGCAGCTGGAGATGGGTCCCCCAGTGCCCCCGTCCATACACCAGAGGTGGGGCCTTCTGTGCTGCCCCCCTTGAGCCTGCAGGACCCAGAGTACAGGCCAGTGGACAAGGACAGAAAGGCCTGCAGGGACCCTCTGATGGACAGCCCAGCTTCTGTGGACACGCCTCGGGAGCCCTGCTCGGCCCAGGACCCTCACTCCTTAGCCCCCACTGCCGGCAGCACCCTAGgcccccacccaccagagccACTGGGTGTCTgcaggagccccccacccccctgctccccaACGTTGGAGGCCAGTGACGACGAGGCCCTGCTGGTCTGCTGA
- the LRP3 gene encoding low-density lipoprotein receptor-related protein 3 isoform X7, whose translation MELRAVAGPEGAPGARAQLAVVCLVNIVLTGRLSSAVPALAACSGKLEQHTERRGVIYSPAWPLNYPPGTNCSWYIQGDRGDMITISFRNFDVEESHQCSLDWLMLGPAAPPRQEAFRLCGSAIPPAFISARDHVWIFFHSDASSSGQAQGFRLSYIRGKLGQASCQADEFRCDNGKCLPGPWQCNTVDECGDGSDEGNCSAPASEPPGSLCPGGTFPCSGARSTRCLPVERRCDGTQDCGDGSDEAGCPDLACGRRLGSFYGSFASPDLFGAARGPSDLHCTWLVDTQDTRRVLLQLELRLGYDDYVQVYEGLGERGDRLLQTLSYRSNHRPVSLEAAQGRLTVAYHARARSAGHGFNATYQVKGYCLPWEQPCGSSIEGDMGDTGEQGCFSEPQRCDGWWHCASGRDEQGCPACPPDQYPCEGGSGLCYTPADRCNNQKSCPDGADEKNCFSCQPGTFHCGTNLCIFETWRCDGQEDCQDGSDEHGCLAAVPRKVITAALIGSLVCGLLLVIALGCAFKLYSLRTQEYRWAGGPHCCPAPGVTGHEPQLLHFSGERLWAHCSYGCGAFETQMTRLEAEFVRREAPPSYGQLIAQGLIPPVEDFPVYSASQASVLQNLRTAMRRQMRRHASRRGPSRRRLGRLWNRLFHRPRAPRGQIPLLTAARTSQTVLGDGLLQPAPGAALDPPAPLTDTGSAGAAGDGSPSAPVHTPEVGPSVLPPLSLQDPEYRPVDKDRKACRDPLMDSPASVDTPREPCSAQDPHSLAPTAGSTLGPHPPEPLGVCRSPPPPCSPTLEASDDEALLVC comes from the exons ATGGAGCTGCGGGCGGTCGCGGGGCCGGAGGGGGCGCCGGGCGCCCGGGCGCAGCTGGCGGTCGTCTGCTTGG TGAACATCGTTCTCACTGGCCGGCTCAGCAGCGCAGTTCCTGCTTTAG CTGCCTGCAGTGGGAAACTGGAGCAGCACACAGAACGGCGTGGCGTCATCTATAGCCCGGCCTGGCCCCTCAACTACCCGCCGGGCACCAACTGCAGCTGGTACATCCAGGGTGACCGTGGCGACATGATCACCATCAG CTTCCGCAACTTTGACGTGGAGGAGTCCCACCAGTGCTCCCTGGACTGGCTCATGCTGGGCCCAGCGGCCCCACCCCGCCAGGAGGCCTTCCGGCTCTGTGGCTCTGCCATCCCGCCTGCCTTCATCTCCGCCCGGGACCATGTCTGGATCTTCTTCCACTCTGATGCCTCCAGCtccggccaggcccagggcttCCGTCTCTCATACATCCGAG GGAAACTAGGCCAGGCATCCTGCCAGGCAGATGAGTTCCGCTGTGATAATGGCAAGTGCCTGCCGGGCCCATGGCAGTGCAACACTGTGGATGAGTGTGGCGATGGCTCTGATGAGGGCAACTGCTCAGCGCCTGCCTCCGAGCCACCCGGAAGCCTGTGCCCTGGGGGCACCTTCCCCTGCAGCGGGGCACGCTCCACGCGCTGCCTGCCTGTAGAGCGGCGCTGCGACGGCACGCAGGACTGCGGCGATGGCTCCGATGAGGCTGGCTGCCCTGACCTGGCATGTGGCCGGCGGCTGGGCAGCTTCTATGGCTCCTTTGCTTCCCCAGACCTGTTTGGTGCAGCCCGAGGGCCCTCGGACCTTCACTGCACATGGCTGGTGGACACACAAGACACGCGGCGTGTGCTGCTGCAGCTGGAGCTGCGGCTGGGTTATGACGACTACGTGCAGGTGTACGAGGGCCTGGGTGAGCGTGGGGACCGCCTGCTGCAGACGCTGTCCTACCGCAGCAACCACCGGCCCGTGAGCCTTGAGGCTGCTCAGGGCCGCCTCACTGTGGCTTACCATGCCCGCGCCCGCAGCGCTGGCCACGGCTTCAACGCCACCTACCAGGTGAAGGGCTACTGCCTCCCGTGGGAGCAGCCGTGTGGGAGCAGCATCGAGGGCGACATGGGTGACACAGGGGAACAGGGCTGTTTCTCGGAGCCACAGCGCTGCGATGGCTGGTGGCACTGCGCTAGCGGCCGAGATGAACAGGGCTGCCCCGCCTGCCCTCCGGACCAGTACCCCTGCGAGGGTGGCAGCGGCCTGTGTTACACACCTGCTGACCGCTGCAACAACCAGAAAAGCTGCCCTGATGGCGCTGACGAGAAGAACTgtttctcctgccagcctggcacCTTCCACTGTGGCACCAACCTGTGCATCTTTGAGACGTGGCGCTGCGATGGCCAGGAGGACTGCCAGGATGGCAGCGATGAGCACGGCTGCCTGGCGGCCGTGCCCCGGAAGGTCATCACCGCCGCCCTCATCGGCAGCCTGGTCTGTGGCCTGCTGCTCGTCATCGCCTTGGGCTGCGCCTTCAAGCTCTACTCACTGCGCACGCAGGAGTACAGGTGGGCGGGCGGTCCTCACTGCTGCCCGGCGCCTGGGGTCACAGGCCAtgagcctcagcttcttcatTTCTCTGGAGAGAGGCTCTGGGCTCACTGTTCCTACGGCTGTGG GGCCTTTGAGACGCAGATGACACGCCTCGAGGCTGAGTTTGTGCGGCGGGAGGCACCCCCGTCCTATGGGCAGCTCATTGCCCAGGGCCTCATTCCACCCGTGGAGGACTTCCCTGTCTACAGTGCATCCCAG GCCTCCGTGCTACAGAACCTTCGCACAGCCATGCGGCGACAGATGCGCAGGCATGCCTCCCGCAGAGGACCCTCCCGCCGCCGGCTCGGCCGCCTGTGGAACCGGCTCTTTCACCGGCCTCGGGCACCGCGAGGACAGATCCCACTGCTGACTGCTGCGCGCACCTCACAGACAGTGTTGGGTGACGGGCTCCTCCAGCCTGCACCAGGGGCCGCCCTGGACCCCCCAGCACCCCTTACGGACACAGGCAGCGCTGGGGCAGCTGGAGATGGGTCCCCCAGTGCCCCCGTCCATACACCAGAGGTGGGGCCTTCTGTGCTGCCCCCCTTGAGCCTGCAGGACCCAGAGTACAGGCCAGTGGACAAGGACAGAAAGGCCTGCAGGGACCCTCTGATGGACAGCCCAGCTTCTGTGGACACGCCTCGGGAGCCCTGCTCGGCCCAGGACCCTCACTCCTTAGCCCCCACTGCCGGCAGCACCCTAGgcccccacccaccagagccACTGGGTGTCTgcaggagccccccacccccctgctccccaACGTTGGAGGCCAGTGACGACGAGGCCCTGCTGGTCTGCTGA